GCGGCCCCATCATGCAGCACGGGGAGGTCAGCCTCATGCGCAGCTCCACGTGGTGGCCCCCCGCCTCGGCCTCGCGCAGCCGCAGCTCCTTCACCAGCCCCATCGTCACCAGCCCCGCGGGCTTGCCGATGCCCACGCTGCACGGGTCCTTCACCTCGTCCAGGGCCTGCTCGATGGCCTCTCTCAGGGTGCTCATGACTGGCTCCCTCCGCGCGACCAGGGCGCCGCCAACGTGGTGCGCCGGGAGAACTCATCGCCCTGGGCCTGCTGGCGCAGCTTCGCCGTGTCCAGCCCGAGGATGCGCGCCTGGGTGCCGCCCAGCATCGCCCGTTTGATCGCCGGAGTGAGCGCCGGGAAGCCGTAGCCCTCCTGCATGTCCTCGGGGATCTGGAAGTTCCAGAAGGCCTCCAGGAAGGGCTGCGGGTGGATGACGGGCACGCCCGTGCCCCAGACGATGCGCTCGGCGGCCCCCACCATCATCAGCGCGCCGAGGATCTCCGCCAGCTTGCGCGGCGCGTAGAAGATCAGGGCGCTGGTGCCCTCGAGGTTGATGGTGACGTTCGCGTTGTAGGTGGCCTGCAGCGCCGTGTCCTCGAGGAAGGCGAAGCCGCCATGGAAGATCTCGAAGTTGAGGCCAGGGAAGGAGGTGGCCGCCGGGCCGATGTCGCGCATCTCGAAGAACTCGTGACCCAGCGGGCCGAAGGCGATGGCCTTGTGCATGGCCACCGTCTTGATGCCCTTCTTCAACATGCGCTCGTAGAGCGGGAACATGAACTTCTCGTCGTCCAGCCGGATGCCGCGCACCTGCCCGCCCACCAGATCCAGCGGGTAGAACTTGATGGCGGAGGCCTTCTCCTCCTCGATGAGGCGATCGAGTTCCTCCAGGGCATCCGGGCGGTAGGGGCTCATGCCGGCGTAGAGGATGACGCGGCCCGGCCAGCGCTCCCGCATCTGCTGGCCGATGTGCATCGGGCCGCCGCCGTCCTTGAAGAGCGAGTAGATGGGCAGGCTGTGGTAGACGCACGCGTCGATCGTGCTCTCGCTGAAGAGCGAGTGGGCGATGAGCTCCACGTCCTGCATGCCGCGCAGCTTCGGGTCCAGCAGCCACTTCTTGTCGGCGCGCGGGCTGTAGAACTCGTGGATGCCCCACAGCGCGTTGACGAAGATCTTCGCGTAGGAGCCGGGTACGTGGTTGCTCTCGGCGAAGTGGTAGGTGTGGGCCACGCCGTCGATGACGAAGAGATCGTCCGGCAGGCTCTCCCACGCCTTGCCGCCGGAGATGGCGGCGGCGGCTTTGGGCTCCAGCAGGTGTACGTTGCTGCGCAGGGTGCTGCGCGAGGCGGTCGTCATGTTGTCCCCTCCGTTTCCTGGGCGCTGGCCCAGGGCAGGGGAGAGGTTAGCGGACCCTTCCGTTAGGGCATACTGAGCGGGCCCGGAGGCTGGCCCGATGCCCTACGCGCCGATCGAAGAAGGGACGCTCTATTACGAGGAGTACGGCTCGGGGCCGCCGTTGCTGCTCGTCTCCGGCCTGGGCGGGACCAGCGCCTACTGGCGACCGCAGCTCGAGGCGTACTCGAAGCGCTACCGCGTCATCCTCCATGACCACCGAGGGTGCGGCAGGAGCACGCGCTCGGAGATCTCCTACTCCGTCGATCAGATGAGCCGCGATGTGCTGGCGCTCATGGACCACCTGCGCCTGGAGCGCGTACACCTGCTGGGCCACTCGACGGGCGGGGCCATCGGCCAGACGATCGCCGTGACGGCCCCCGAGCGGCTGCGCAGCCTGGTGCTGTACGCGAGCTGGGGACGGACGGACGAGTTCTTCCGCCGCGCCATGGAGAGCCGCAAGGCGCTGCTGGAGCGCTCCGGCCCCGAGGCCTTCATCCGGGCCACGCCGCTCTTCCTCTTCCCGCCGTGGTGGATCCATCGCTTCCCCGAGCGGGTGGCGGCGCTGGATCAGGTGTCGCGCGAGGGCTTCTCCGGCGTCGCCATCACGGCGAGCCGCTGCCAGGCCATCATCGACTTCGATCGGCTGGCCGAGCTCGGGCGCATCCAGGCGCCGACGCTGGTGCTCTGCGCCCAGGACGACTTCCTGACACCCTTGTACCTCTCGGAGGAGCTGGCGCGGCACATCCCCGGCGCGAGGCTCGTGGCGCTCGCGCGGGGCGCACACGCAGCCTCACAGGTGGAACCCGAGCCCTTCGATCAGGCGGTGCTCGGGTTCCTGGAGGAGGCCGAGGCGCGTTACCAGGAGACTTCGTAGGTGCAGGTGGTGTTGCCCTG
Above is a genomic segment from Hyalangium ruber containing:
- a CDS encoding metal-sulfur cluster assembly factor; its protein translation is MSTLREAIEQALDEVKDPCSVGIGKPAGLVTMGLVKELRLREAEAGGHHVELRMRLTSPCCMMGPRFAMEAEKRLQALEGILSVDVSFDPEIDWEPRHMREEYRRSLPKPAALAGVGPWVD
- a CDS encoding amidohydrolase family protein, coding for MTTASRSTLRSNVHLLEPKAAAAISGGKAWESLPDDLFVIDGVAHTYHFAESNHVPGSYAKIFVNALWGIHEFYSPRADKKWLLDPKLRGMQDVELIAHSLFSESTIDACVYHSLPIYSLFKDGGGPMHIGQQMRERWPGRVILYAGMSPYRPDALEELDRLIEEEKASAIKFYPLDLVGGQVRGIRLDDEKFMFPLYERMLKKGIKTVAMHKAIAFGPLGHEFFEMRDIGPAATSFPGLNFEIFHGGFAFLEDTALQATYNANVTINLEGTSALIFYAPRKLAEILGALMMVGAAERIVWGTGVPVIHPQPFLEAFWNFQIPEDMQEGYGFPALTPAIKRAMLGGTQARILGLDTAKLRQQAQGDEFSRRTTLAAPWSRGGSQS
- a CDS encoding alpha/beta fold hydrolase, which gives rise to MPYAPIEEGTLYYEEYGSGPPLLLVSGLGGTSAYWRPQLEAYSKRYRVILHDHRGCGRSTRSEISYSVDQMSRDVLALMDHLRLERVHLLGHSTGGAIGQTIAVTAPERLRSLVLYASWGRTDEFFRRAMESRKALLERSGPEAFIRATPLFLFPPWWIHRFPERVAALDQVSREGFSGVAITASRCQAIIDFDRLAELGRIQAPTLVLCAQDDFLTPLYLSEELARHIPGARLVALARGAHAASQVEPEPFDQAVLGFLEEAEARYQETS